A region from the Triticum urartu cultivar G1812 chromosome 1, Tu2.1, whole genome shotgun sequence genome encodes:
- the LOC125545770 gene encoding ankyrin repeat-containing protein NPR4-like, with amino-acid sequence MAGVIMDIPINWSVVDDLPVPCHLKLFMAASYGDMKKLQELLSSSTSLASEEAGDSAALAVTSEENSALHVVATDGDSQNYRDCAKVIHRKARQLLFKRNRHGDTPLHRAARAGNTGMVSYLIELAAGDGVAKDMVRLQNNDGRTALHEAIGSDDREMVDELMSKDKELAQVNASDGTSPLFLAISLGHHSIARQLHGYDKDLSYSGKNGQNALHAAVLHNNRMARELLLWTKENQEKRKKLVEQQDDCGSTPMHVAASAEDPSLEFFLFAFVDKSMENSSFSLYYDIAPSKLLYHFYARREHPMCLLADVEPSLAFQPDKEGSFPVHVAASAGSLVPIIILLFRHPSACAACARLRDAEGRTFLHVAVEMKRLNVVRFVCNRLSEFKSVMNIQDNKGNTALHRAVDGGNWDIFGTLIWNPHVALNLANKDGKTPMDIAEIKAPSASGFNFGMHARRRILGSLTFANAQNGNKRRDLCAIEEEKTFDETVEDGKITSFAQIVGIGSVLVATASFTAAFTMPDPGNSYYYAFNGFVLSNTLAFICSALATFSLIYTGVAALDIEKRIELVSFSLALLIGAGRSFCAAFAFALYVELDPLNHRAAIVSCTMTIVALLDAVWFMRSIFTDTALALRRGWGKRQSIEWRSVGERLVRLATRFLANIVYLFWPYIVIFGLLETRKNITGHNKLG; translated from the exons ATGGCCGGTGTGATAATGGACATACCCATCAATTGGAGCGTCGTAGATGACCTTCCCGTGCCATGTCATCTCAAGCTGTTCATGGCGGCAAGCTATGGCGATATGAAGAAGCTACAAGAGCTTCTGAGCTCGTCCACCTCGTTGGCGAGTGAGGAGGCCGGCGACTCCGCGGCACTGGCGGTTACCAGTGAGGAGAACTCGGCACTCCATGTGGTAGCAACCGACGGGGACAGCCAGAATTACCGTGACTGTGCAAAGGTGATCCACCGCAAGGCCAGGCAGCTGTTGTTCAAGCGCAACAGGCACGGCGACACGCCGCTGCACCGCGCCGCCCGGGCCGGGAACACCGGCATGGTCTCTTACCTGATCGAGCTCGCGGCCGGCGACGGGGTGGCCAAGGACATGGTGAGGTTGCAGAACAACGATGGGAGGACGGCGTTGCATGAAGCGATCGGCTCTGACGACCGAGAAATGGTGGATGAACTAATGTCAAAAGACAAGGAGCTGGCCCAAGTGAATGCATCTGATGGTACTTCACCACTGTTCCTAGCAATCTCGCTGGGTCATCACAGCATTGCTCGGCAGTTGCACGGGTATGACAAAGACTTGTCCTACTCTGGCAAAAATGGACAAAATGCCTTACATGCTGCCGTTCTTCACAACAATA GAATGGCACGGGAGTTGCTACTCTGGACCAAGGAAAACCAGGAAAAAAGAAAGAAGCTCGTTGAACAGCAGGACGATTGTGGAAGTACGCCAATGCACGTGGCTGCATCAGCAGAAGACCCCTCTTTGGAGTTTTTCCTTTTCGCTTTTGTTGACAAGAGCATGGAAAACAGTTCCTTCAGCCTCTACTATGATATTGCACCATCCAAGTTGTTATACCACTTCTATGCTCGGAGGGAACACCCAATGTGTCTACTGGCGGATGTTGAGCCTTCTTTGGCATTTCAGCCTGACAAAGAGGGGTCGTTTCCGGTGCATGTGGCTGCCTCGGCAGGCAGCTTGGTCCCTATTATCATCTTGCTCTTCCGCCACCCTTCTGCCTGTGCCGCCTGTGCCAGATTGCGTGATGCTGAGGGAAGGACCTTCCTTCATGTTGCTGTTGAGATGAAGAGGCTTAATGTGGTTAGGTTTGTGTGCAACAGGTTATCAGAGTTTAAGTCCGTCATGAATATACAGGACAATAAGGGGAACACTGCTCTGCACCGAGCTGTTGATGGAGGGAACTGGGATATATTCGGAACCCTCATCTGGAACCCCCATGTTGCATTAAATTTAGCAAACAAGGATGGAAAAACCCCCATGGATATTGCGGAGATAAAAGCTCCTTCAGCTTCGGGATTTAATTTTGGAATG CATGCACGGCGTAGGATACTTGGGTCTCTAACCTTTGCAAACGCTCAGAACGGCAACAAACGGCGCGATCTTTGTGCCATAGAAGAGGAAAAGACATTTGATGAGACGGTCGAGGACGGGAAAATAACAAGCTTCGCACAGATTGTGGGCATTGGATCTGTGCTGGTGGCGACGGCGTCGTTCACTGCAGCCTTCACCATGCCTGATCCCGGCAACTCGTACTACTACGCTTTCAATGGGTTCGTCCTCTCCAACACACTGGCATTCATCTGCTCCGCTTTAGCCACCTTCAGTCTCATATACACCGGCGTAGCCGCACTCGACATAGAGAAGCGGATAGAGCTAGTATCCTTCTCTCTGGCGCTGCTCATAGGTGCGGGGAGAAGCTTCTGTGCCGCCTTCGCCTTCGCCCTGTATGTGGAGCTTGACCCACTAAATCACAGGGCAGCCATCGTCTCCTGCACCATGACAATTGTTGCGCTGCTCGATGCGGTTTGGTTCATGAGGTCGATATTCACCGATACAGCACTTGCTCTTAGGAGGGGATGGGGCAAGCGGCAAAGCATCGAATGGAGATCAGTGGGCGAGCGATTGGTGAGACTGGCGACTAGATTCCTAGCCAACATTGTCTATCTCTTCTGGCCCTACATCGTAATCTTCGGTCTCTTGGAAACTAGAAAGAATATCACTGGACACAACAAGCTGGGCTGA